The following are encoded together in the Drosophila takahashii strain IR98-3 E-12201 chromosome X, DtakHiC1v2, whole genome shotgun sequence genome:
- the ac gene encoding achaete-scute complex protein T5 has translation MALGSENQSFFYDDEESSSSSPVTTGPSVIRRNARERNRVKQVNNGFSQLRQHIPVAVIADLSNGRRGIGPGANKKLSKVSTLKMAVEYIRRLQKVIDETDQQKQQQQQLQLQQQHMQFHQQQQHEQLQQQQQQHFYAWQQQLQLQSPTGSVSSCNSNSSSNSYYTPATSTITAATPSSHVVPKLENSYEDYRNNSCSSGAEDEDILDYISLWQDDL, from the coding sequence ATGGCTCTGGGCAGCGAGAATCAGTCCTTTTTCTACGACGATGAGGAGTCTTCATCATCATCCCCGGTCACCACTGGGCCCTCAGTCATCCGGCGGAATGCCCGGGAACGCAATCGCGTCAAGCAGGTCAACAATGGCTTCAGCCAACTGCGGCAACACATTCCCGTCGCCGTGATTGCCGATCTGAGCAATGGTCGTCGTGGAATCGGCCCAGGtgccaataaaaaattgaGCAAAGTCAGCACACTGAAAATGGCCGTTGAGTATATACGCCGATTGCAGAAAGTCATTGATGAAACCgatcagcagaagcagcagcagcaacagttgcagttgcagcagcaacatatgcaattccaccagcagcagcaacatgagcaacttcaacagcaacagcagcaacactttTACGCCTGGCAAcaacagttgcagttgcaatcgCCCACTGGCAGCGTGAGTtcctgcaacagcaacagcagcagcaactcctaTTACACACCAGCAACATCGACGATTACGGCAGCAACACCTTCGTCGCATGTTGTTCCCAAGCTGGAAAACAGCTATGAAGACTACCGCAACAATTCCTGCAGTTCGGGCGCCGAAGACGAGGACATCCTCGACTATATTTCCCTGTGGCAGGATGATCTGTAG
- the y gene encoding protein yellow, translated as MMLQDKGWIPVTLVTLVITLITPSWAAYKLQERYSWNQLDFAFPNARLKEQALASGDYIPQNGLPVGVEHFGNRLFVTVPRWRDGIPATLTYINMDRSLTGSPELIPYPDWRSNTAGDCANSITTAYRIKVDECGRLWVLDTGTVGIGNTTTNPCPYAVNVFDLTTDTRIRRYELPGVDTNPNTFIANIAVDIGKSCDDAYAYFADELGYGLIAYSWELNKSWRFSAHSYFFPDPLRGDFNVAGINFQWGEEGIFGMSLSPIRSDGYRTLYFSPLASHRQFAVSTRILRDETRTEDSYHDFVALDERGPNAHTTSRVMSDDGIELFNLIDQNAVGCWHSSMPYSPQFHGIVDRDDVGLVFPADVKIDENKNVWVLSDRMPVFLLSDLDYADTNFRIYTAPLATLIENTVCDLRNNAYGPPNTVSIPKQAAALPIGPPLYTKQYRPVLPQKPQTSWVSSPPPPSRTYLPAGNPGNVVSSISVTSNTVGPAGVEVPKAYIFNQHNGINYETSGPHLFPTHQPAPSIGQDGLKTYVNARQSGWWHHQHQG; from the exons ATGATGTTGCAGGATAAAGGATGGATCCCGGTGACCCTGGTCACACTGGTGATCACCCTGATCACGCCCTCGTGGGCTGCCTACAAGCTCCAGGAACGCTATAGCTGGAACCAACTGGACTTCGCCTTCCCGAATGCCCGATTGAAGGAGCAGGCCCTCGCCAGTGGCGATTATATTCCACAAAATGGTCTTCCCGTTGGCGTCGAGCACTTTGGCAATCGACTATTCGTCACAGTTCCTCGCTGGCGAGACG GAATCCCAGCCACTCTGACTTATATAAACATGGATCGCAGCCTGACGGGCTCACCGGAACTGATTCCCTATCCCGATTGGCGATCGAATACCGCTGGAGATTGTGCGAACAGCATAACGACCGCGTATCGCATCAAAGTCGACGAGTGCGGTCGTCTGTGGGTTTTGGACACTGGAACCGTGGGCATTGGCAATACCACCACCAATCCCTGCCCCTACGCCGTGAATGTTTTCGATCTGACCACGGATACGCGAATCCGGAGATACGAACTTCCTGGTGTGGACACCAATCCGAATACCTTCATCGCCAATATTGCCGTGGATATTGGCAAGAGTTGCGACGATGCCTATGCCTATTTTGCCGATGAACTGGGCTATGGCCTGATTGCCTACTCGTGGGAATTGAATAAATCCTGGCGGTTCTCGGCCCATTCGTACTTCTTCCCCGATCCTCTGAGGGGCGATTTCAATGTGGCCGGCATTAATTTCCAATGGGGCGAGGAGGGCATCTTTGGCATGTCCCTGTCGCCGATTCGTTCGGACGGCTATCGTACCCTGTACTTCAGTCCCTTGGCCAGTCATCGACAGTTTGCCGTTTCCACGAGGATTCTGCGAGATGAGACCAGGACAGAGGATAGCTACCATGATTTTGTGGCCCTCGATGAACGTGGTCCGAATGCCCATACCACTTCGCGTGTGATGAGCGACGATGGCATCgagttgtttaatttaatcgaTCAAAATGCCGTCGGTTGCTGGCACTCTTCGATGCCCTACTCACCGCAATTCCATGGCATTGTGGATCGCGATGATGTGGGCCTGGTCTTTCCGGCCGATGTGAAGATTGATGAGAATAAAAATGTTTGGGTTCTATCGGATCGCATGCCAGTCTTTTTGCTCTCCGATCTGGATTATGCTGATACCAATTTCCGTATTTACACCGCACCGCTGGCCACACTGATTGAGAATACTGTGTGTGATTTGAGGAATAATGCCTACGGGCCACCGAATACGGTTTCGATACCCAAGCAAGCAGCTGCTCTGCCCATCGGTCCACCGTTGTACACCAAACAATATCGTCCTGTTTTGCCACAGAAACCGCAGACCAGTTGGGTCTCATCGCCACCGCCCCCGAGTCGCACTTATTTGCCAGCCGGAAATCCGGGAAATGTGGTATCCAGCATCAGTGTAACCTCGAATACAGTGGGTCCTGCCGGTGTTGAGGTGCCAAAGGCTTACATTTTCAATCAGCACAATGGAATTAATTACGAGACAAGCGGTCCCCATCTGTTTCCCACCCATCAACCGGCTCCATCGATCGGTCAGGATGGCCTGAAAACCTATGTGAACGCCCGCCAATCTGGATGGTGGCACCACCAGCATCAGGGTTAA
- the LOC108056233 gene encoding uncharacterized protein encodes MKLFQQIILGLVLIFAIMSSLSTAQPLEDDDSLIGDSESNESSVPDDVQQDYLNVADYVTAPPPWWWN; translated from the coding sequence ATGAAGCTGTTCCAACAAATCATCCTGGGTCTGGTGCTCATCTTCGCCATAATGAGTTCCCTGTCGACTGCTCAGCCGCTGGAGGATGATGACTCCCTAATTGGGGACTCGGAATCGAATGAATCATCTGTGCCCGACGACGTCCAACAGGATTATCTCAATGTGGCCGACTACGTGACTGCTCCACCTCCATGGTGGTGGAActag
- the LOC108056229 gene encoding uncharacterized protein, which translates to MSSRWIICMVIVSVTTIVLSTRVESGKKSSEMLLEESNQQLNMILESINEIERQRIKENTKTQQLDRVKQRPNSKRLRWNRRRRIISDPEEPEKSENRAWAPPTSISYNPPNPDYLNVNDYAPTPAPWWFN; encoded by the coding sequence ATGTCGAGTCGGTGGATTATTTGTATGGTGATTGTCTCGGTGACGACTATCGTCCTCTCAACCCGAGTTGAAAGTGGAAAGAAAAGTTCCGAAATGCTTTTGGAGGAAAGCAATCAACAGTTGAATATGATTTTGGAATCTATAAATGAAATCGAACGTCAGCGGATAAAAGAGAATACAAAAACCCAACAACTGGATAGAGTTAAACAGCGGCCGAATAGCAAAAGATTGCGATGGAATCGAAGAAGGAGGATTATATCAGATCCCGAAGAACCTGAGAAGAGTGAGAATCGAGCATGGGCTCCACCCACTTCGATATCATATAACCCACCCAATCCTGATTACCTTAATGTGAACGACTATGCACCTACTCCGGCGCCGTGGTGGTTTAACTGA
- the LOC108056249 gene encoding uncharacterized protein yields MLLKIFLLAFLASQSSADSADPLSTSASDNSQVKLAEENPASAIPFETSHKHPGAAERDDGFHTSHKISIRAADSADYSMNLLPTKERPELNPVLSALINEDVMKSIEAKRAIEEEELAEVRREIEEAAQAELAHKRGSSTTEAPAPQLTTLPTAGKKIDNLDEDIVVDPHEEFVNQNFALEGAGSENSKKSRIEIKKGPNGQDYEYEYVYYYDEDEDPSKVEAAAAVEPEVRGKTRYTNIERSTAATPSENSLHSGKAKGRSSSADTSEDIEAERLPMITRFPSRGKNIEVPPTPALDSLETAAERKKISVKRPSLELVDSATFNTDEKQTKATRKGENELKPVIAVEQEEAAARKKEQQAKEEQAKKEKEAAAAADEAIPVDQEESEQTTPSMEKAALDLYAILTNENLNNEQTTAIPDSEGVTTFIPDTASTDEDGLTTLIDEIPSTSSSTTTTTTTTTTTTTTTETPTTTTTTTTTTAAPSLFGGRRAGLNGLAGRNRFKLNRSEGGSTTTSTTEAPVATETTKTGRNRFSRPSIGGRSRPGARTTASPEATSSVAPATEEEVVVAKEVKPVSTGFARGRPRNRFNLRGSTTTSTTERPGEESPAEGDAAAESAAPSSTTARSTLRGRPGLGGLRGRSRTTTTKAPANPEGGETAAESGSSNSAEEARSAAPAAAAASPAEPVRPSRFNLHRAGGNRLLPRGKLGRSGVSSTEAPKETPAAAEDSAADSSSHHNDVKEEETAGGEAGEKAGEAGGDSSAAPAAPVSGLNRLKTRPRLNALTHKTDAVKPKAAAAPAPAPRKINPLLAKRRLHLGASSTTESPAEEEHSSPDSSAEQPAKEEASAGGSDESAGEGAAGKQESETTEATEATTKQQARGLGLLGQRRRLPLRKPGTIL; encoded by the exons ATGCTGCTCAAAAT TTTCCTTCTGGCTTTCCTGGCCTCCCAATCCTCGGCAGACTCAGCGGATCCCCTTTCGACATCTGCCAGCGACAATAGTCAAGTCAAGTTGGCCGAGGAAAATCCAGCGTCGGCGATTCCCTTCGAGACCTCGCACAAACATCCGGGAGCCGCGGAGCGAGACGATGGCTTCCATACCTCGCACAAAATCAGCATAAGGGCCGCCGATTCCGCCGACTATTCGATGAACCTGCTGCCCACCAAGGAGCGCCCCGAATTGAATCCCGTTCTGAGTGCCCTAATCAACGAGGATGTGATGAAGAGCATCGAGGCCAAGCGAGCCATCGAAGAGGAGGAACTGGCCGAAGTGAGGCGTGAAATCGAGGAGGCCGCTCAAGCAGAATTGGCCCACAAAAGGGGTTCCTCCACCACTGAGGCACCTGCTCCCCAGTTGACCACCCTGCCGACGGCTGGCAAGAAGATCGACAATCTGGACGAGGATATAGTCGTCGATCCCCATGAAGAGTTCGTTAACCAAAACTTTGCCCTCGAGGGTGCGGGCAGTGAGAACAGCAAGAAATCTCGCATTGAGATCAAAAAGGGACCCAATGGTCAGGACTACGAGTACGAGTATGTCTACTACtacgatgaggatgaggatccCAGCAAGGTGGAGGCTGCAGCGGCTGTCGAGCCCGAGGTGCGTGGCAAGACTAGGTATACGAACATCGAGAGGAGCACTGCGGCCACTCCGAGTGAGAATAGCCTGCACAGCGGCAAGGCCAAGGGAAGATCCTCCTCCGCCGACACCTCTGAAGATATCGAGGCTGAACGTCTGCCCATGATCACCCGATTCCCCAGTCGTGGCAAGAACATCGAGGTGCCACCAACGCCTGCTCTCGATTCCCTGGAAACGGCCGCCGAACGCAAGAAGATCAGTGTGAAGCGCCCCAGCTTGGAATTGGTGGACAGTGCCACCTTCAACACGGATGAAAAGCAAACCAAGGCCACGCGCAAGGGTGAAAATGAGCTGAAGCCGGTGATTGCCGTCGAACAGGAGGAGGCGGCCGCCAGGAAGAAGGAGCAACAGGCCAAGGAGGAGCAggccaaaaaggaaaaggaggcggctgctgctgctgatgaggCGATTCCCGTCGATCAGGAGGAATCCGAACAGACCACGCCCTCGATGGAGAAGGCCGCCCTCGATCTCTATGCCATTCTGACCAACGAGAATCTGAACAACGAGCAGACCACCGCAATTCCAGACAGCGAAGGTGTTACCACCTTCATTCCCGACACCGCCAGCACGGATGAGGATGGCCTGACCACGCTGATCGATGAGATTCCCTCGActagcagcagcaccaccacaacCACTACGACGACCACAACCACGACGACCACCACGGAGACACCAACCACCacgaccaccaccaccacaaccaCGGCGGCTCCTTCACTCTTCGGCGGCAGGAGAGCCGGATTGAATGGTCTCGCCGGGCGCAATCGCTTCAAGTTGAACAGATCCGAGGGcggcagcaccaccaccagcaccaccgaGGCTCCGGTGGCCACCGAAACCACCAAAACTGGAAGAA ATCGCTTCTCGCGCCCCTCGATTGGAGGCCGATCTCGTCCTGGAGCCAGGACCACCGCTTCGCCAGAAGCCACATCATCCGTCGCCCCCGCCACCGAGGAGGAAGTCGTCGTTGCCAAGGAAGTTAAGCCTGTGAGCACGGGCTTCGCACGAGGCAGAC cccGCAACCGCTTCAACCTCCGCGGTTCCACCACCACGAGCACCACTGAGCGTCCCGGCGAGGAATCCCCGGCTGAAGGTGACGCCGCCGCGGAATCGGCCGCCCCCTCCTCCACCACCGCAAGGAGCACACTGAGAGGTCGTCCCGGTTTGGGAGGACTTCGTGGACGCAgtcgcaccaccaccaccaaggCACCCGCCAATCCAGAGGGTGGTGAGACGGCAGCTGAGAGTGGCTCCTCCAATTCCGCCGAGGAGGCCAGGTCTGCTGctcccgccgccgccgcagcttCTCCCGCGGAGCCAGTGCGTCCGTCCCGCTTCAATCTTCACCGCGCCGGCGGCAATCGCCTGCTGCCCCGCGGCAAACTGGGAAGGTCGGGAGTCAGCAGCACGGAGGCGCCCAAGGAAACGCCAGCGGCTGCCGAGGATTCGGCCGCCGACAGCAGTAGCCATCACAATGACGTCAAGGAGGAGGAAACGGCGGGCGGCGAGGCCGGCGAAAAAGCTGGCGAGGCTGGCGGCGATTCCTCCGCCGCTCCAGCGGCACCCGTTTCCGGGCTGAATCGCCTCAAGACCCGGCCACGCCTCAACGCCCTCACGCACAAGACTGATGCGGTCAAGCCGAAGGCAGCCGCAGCCCCCGCCCCCGCGCCCAGGAAGATCAATCCCCTGCTGGCCAAGCGACGACTCCACCTGGGAGCCAGCTCCACCACAG AATCCCCCGCTGAGGAGGAGCACTCATCGCCAGACTCCTCCGCGGAGCAGCCCGCCAAGGAGGAGGCGTCCGCCGGTGGAAGCGACGAGTCCGCCGGAGAAGGAGCCGCTGGAAAGCAGGAGTCGGAAACCACGGAGGCGACGGAGGCAACCACCAAACAGCAGGCCCGTGGACTGGGACTTTTGGGCCAGCGTCGTCGTCTGCCGCTCCGCAAACCAGGAACGATCCTGTAA